A window of the Sabethes cyaneus chromosome 1, idSabCyanKW18_F2, whole genome shotgun sequence genome harbors these coding sequences:
- the LOC128745844 gene encoding uncharacterized protein LOC128745844, with amino-acid sequence MIQVFPSDQRLQCILWRDSPNETIRVYHLTTVTYGTACAPYLATKCLQCLSDLESETFPVASRVLKNDFYVDDMLTGADDIETASHLAHEMIKLTSSGGFNLRKWTSNSNALLDQLPVDLVDKRPARELDIAHTTVKTLGLLWDTSSDCFLFHSPVWNTNAIITKRVVLADTARLFDPLGLVGPVVVLAKIFVQELWKQKCEWDEPLPEAYQNFWIEYRRNLCALSSLSIPRWVAFSTDLLSVQVHGFCDASSKAYGACLYLRSTASNGAVEVRLITAKSKVAPLEDLKRKKKVQTIPRLELSSALLLSHLYMKSSSLAPQFSIQPISGPIPQL; translated from the coding sequence ATGATCCAAGTTTTTCCATCAGATCAACGGCTTCAATGCATCCTGTGGAGAGATTCTCCGAACGAAACAATCCGTGTCTATCATCTGACTACAGTAACGTACGGTACTGCATGTGCACCGTACTTAGCAACCAAGTGTCTGCAGTGTCTCTCAGACCTAGAGTCCGAAACTTTTCCCGTAGCGTCAAGGGTGctgaaaaatgatttttatgtTGACGACATGTTAACCGGTGCTGACGATATTGAAACCGCAAGCCACTTGGCGCATGAAATGATTAAGCTTACTTCCTCCGGCGGTTTCAACTTACGAAAGTGGACCTCCAACTCAAATGCGCTTCTAGATCAATTGCCAGTTGACCTTGTTGACAAACGACCTGCTCGAGAACTTGATATAGCGCATACTACAGTAAAAACACTCGGTTTACTCTGGGATACTTCTTCTGACTGTTTTCTGTTCCACTCACCTGTGTGGAATACAAATGCAATCATCACTAAACGAGTCGTACTGGCAGACACGGCTCGTCTGTTCGATCCTCTCGGCCTAGTGGGGCCGGTTGTCGTTCTAGCAAAAATTTTTGTGCAAGAGTTGTGGAAGCAGAAGTGCGAGTGGGATGAACCGTTACCCGAAGCGTATCAAAATTTCTGGATTGAATACAGAAGAAATTTGTGTGCTCTTTCGTCATTATCGATTCCTCGGTGGGTGGCATTCAGTACCGATCTGCTTTCCGTCCAAGTTCACGGTTTCTGCGATGCTTCCAGCAAGGCATATGGGGCATGCCTCTACCTTCGCAGTACCGCTTCCAATGGTGCAGTGGAGGTACGACTAATCACAGCAAAATCTAAGGTCGCACCGTTAGAAGATctcaaacgaaagaaaaaggtaCAGACCATACCCCGACTGGAGCTGTCCAGCGCGCTTTTACTCAGCCACCTCTATATGAAAAGTTCATCGCTAGCACCACAATTCAGCATACAGCCTATTTCTGGACCGATTCCACAATT